In uncultured Desulfuromonas sp., the genomic stretch CGCGCACGCCGTTGGCGGCGCGTATTGAAGCGATTCATGGTGATGCCGGGGAGATTCTCATCGAAACGGCCGATGCAGTCTATGATCGGATCTTACTTGATTCAGAGCGCAGCGCGTATCCTGGCTGGTGGCCCGATGTGAAACGGATTCTGCACCCCGGCGGTTTGCGGGTGGTGGATAACGCCCTGTCCCATGTTGGGCTGATGTCACCGTTGAAAGCGCTTGTCGATGCTGATAGCGAATTTACCACCTGTCTGGTGGCGGTGGACAAAGAGGAATCTTGGGCAACCTGTTCCGGCTGAGATGGAAAAAAATTTCTCAAAAAAGCAATATCGGTCAGGATTTGACCGTTGCGTTCGATTAGAGTCCTACCTGACCGCTGAGAAGAAAACGCCAAACAAGAGGATCGCATGTCGCTTTCTGAACAGATCAATCGTGTCTGCACCTATATCGTTCAACATCTCGATGAGGATTTGACCCTCGACCAGTTGAGCCGGGTTGCCGCTGTCTCGAAATTCCATCTGCACCGTGTGTTTACGGCGCAGACCGGAATGACACTGTTCAAATTCATCCAGTTGTCCCGGTTGCGCAAGGCTTCGTACCAATTGGCTTTTAAGGACATGAAGATTATCGACATTGCCCTCGATGCCGGATATGAAAGCCCTGAAGCGTTTGCCCGATCCTTTAAAAAGACGTTTGGCCGCACCCCTTCTCAATTCAGGAATCAACCACAATGGCTGGAATGGCAGCTGATGCAGAATCAGCTGATCCAGCCGGGAGAACGGGAAATGAGCGTAACAATTGTGGACGTTAAGGAAACCAAAGTCGCCGTACTTGAGCACTGGGGCGCCCCGGCGCGGGTGATGGAAAGTGTCGAACGGTTTATCCAATGGCGTAAGGAGACCGGCCTGTCGCCGATAAAGACCAGCCAGTCGTTTGGCGTGCCGTTTCGCGATCCGAACACCGCACCGCCTGAAGAGTTTCGTTTTGATATCTGCGGCTCCATCGATGCGGATGTCCCGGCCAATGACTACGGGGTCAAAACGGGCTTCATCCCGGCAGGACGCTGTGCCATGCTGCGCCATTACGGCAGCCGCGATACCATTTCAGACAGTGTGTATTCCCTGTATCGGCAATGGTTGCCGGACAGTGGCGAGGAGTTGCGCGATTACCCCTGTTACTTTCGCTATGTGAATCTGCTGCCCGAGGTTGATGAGTGTGATCTGATCACGGAGATCTATCTGCCGATCAAGTAATGCCGGGTTCATGCGAGGTGACAGACTTGCTGCGGAGTGAGTCGGGCTTGCGAGTAGGCAACGCGTTTCAATAAAAAAGTCGCCTGGAAAAGAGCATCACAGCCTTTTGGCCTGGCGACTTTTTTCGGATTACGCGGCATGCGGTGGGGATAAATTTACCCCTGCAGCAGGCCGAGAACCGTTTTCGCTGATTGATTCGCCTGGGCCTGCATGGCGATACCGGCTTGTTGGAGAATCCGGTTACGGGTCATGGCAGAGGCTTCTTCAGCCATGTCGGCATCAGCAACACGAGAATTCGCCGCCGTCATATTTTCCGCCACATCACCAAGATTTTCTATCGCCGACTCGAAGCGCCCCTGGATAGCACCAAGTTCGCCGCGGGTGCCGGAAACCCGGCTCAATGCGTCATCAATGGCAGCCAACGACGATTGGGCGCCTTCTTGGCTCAGGACATTTAATGCTGCCGTGCCCAGATCCTGCTGGGTGGCACCCTCGATCTGAACGGTGATCTGTTCGCCGGCATCAGCCCCGACCTGAAAGCTCATTGCAGATTCAGACAGATCGCCATTGAGAAGTTTCTGGCCATTGAACGCGGTGGTCCCGGCAATGCGGTCCAGTTCGGACTGAAGCTGAGAGAATTCGGCGTTCATCGACGCCCGGTCGCTATCGTTGTAGATGCCGTTAGCCGACTGCACGGCAAGTTCGCGCATGCGCTGCAGCAGTGTTGAGCTTTCGCCCAGTGCGCCGTCAGCCGTTTGGGCCAGCGAGTAACCGTCGTTGGCGTTACGGATCGCCTGGTTGATGCCACGCACCTGAGAGTTGAAACGATCAGAGATGGCCAATCCCGCCGCATCATCCTGAGCACTGTTGATCCGTGATCCGCTGGAGATGCGCTCCATCGATTTATTGAGGTTCTGCTGAGTCTGGACAAGATTGCGACTGCTGAGTGATGGTCCATTGATTGTGTTTGCCATAGGACACCTCCTGGAGGGTCGCCAAGTCATGATGTTACGCTTTTAGTGAGACTTTAAATTTAGCATAAATGATCTGTATGTCAAATTTACCACCATGATAACTGGTTGTTTTTGCGCTGAAAGTCAATGATTCCCACCGCCTTTCAGCGCAGAGTATGTCGTCTTTTTAAAAGTGTCGTCCAGCGAATCGTTGCTCGTTATGGCTGTGATTCATCAAACTTGCGCAAGGTCTCCTGCGAAGGCTTGGGCGTGATCAAGCTGACCAGAATCACAGCGAGAAACGCCAGAATAAACCCCGGCAGCAATTCAAAGAGATATTCCCCCTCAATCTGCACATAGTTTTTCACCACAAAAATAGTCACCGCCCCGACAACCATACCGGCAAGGGCACCGTAACGCGTGGTGCCGCGCCAGACCAGCGACAACAGGATGACCGGGCCGAAGGCTGCGCCGAAACCGCTCCAGGCATAGCCGACCATGCCGAGAATCGTGCCACTGCTGGTAGAGGTGATGATGTACGCCAGCAGGGCAAACCCGACAATGCCGAAACGGCTGATCCACGCCTTGCGGCCGGGGCTGAAGTGTTTAAACAGGGGCAGGTCTTCGGTCAGAGTTGACGACAGGACCAGCAGTTGCGAGTCGGCCGTCGACATGACCGCTGCCAAAACCGCCGCCAGGACAACACCCGAGAATACCGGATGAAACAGAGCGCTGACCAGAGCAAGGAAGATCCGTTCCTTGTTGCCGTCCGGTCCCGAGACGCCGGGCAATGGAACCAGCTCATTGTAGGCAATGCCGCTCAGGCCGATCACAACGGAAAGAGTCAGGCATAAAATCATCCAGCTCATGCCGATCCGTCGTGCCTTGGACACGCTGGCCACCTTATCAATACCGATAAAACGCGCCAGAATGTGGGGCTGGCCGAAATAACCGACTCCCCAGGCCATCAGAGACGCGCCAGTGAGCCAGGTGGTCTGATAATCAAACGCCTTGGGGTTGGCTGCCGTAATATCGACTCCCGTGCCGGATACGGCAAAAAACGCCAGCAAGGCACAGAATGTCAAGGACGCCAACATCAGCAGACCCTGGATCAAATCGGTCCAGCACACGGCGAGGTAACCACCGAGAAACGTGTAGGAAACCACCACCAGCGTTGTGACCGTCAGCGCCATCTGTTCTGTGGCGCCAAAACTGTGGGCAAACAGCAGGGTGCCGCCCTTAAGGCCCGAGGCGACATAGAGGGTGAAAAAGATCAGAATCACTACCGCCGAAATGGTTTTGATCGTATGCGAGGAATCATCAAAGCGGTTGGACAGGTAGGTCGGCAGGGTGACCGCATTGAGCTTTTCCGTATAGGCACGCAGCCGTGGGGCCACGATATACCAGTTAGCGTAGGCACCCAGAGACAGCCCCAAAGAGATCCACAGCCCCTCAACCAGGCCCGAAGCAAAAACAGCCCCCGGCAGCCCGAGCAACAGCCAACTGCTCATATCTGATGCACCGGCGCTGATTGCCGAGGTTGCCGGGCCCAAGGTGCGGCCACCGATAATAAAGTCCTCGTTGCTTTTCGTCTTTTTCATGGAGAGATAGCCGATAGTCAGCATGAGCATCAGGTACAGACTAAATTCAATGGCGGTCAGCATCATGTGTTTTCCTTTTAAACCTGTCGTGCGAGGACGTTTGGAGAATTAATCGTTTCTTGGGAAAAGTGCATTGTATCATCGGGAAAACCGATAAATGGAGGCAACCATAGCAAGTTTCAAAAATGGGTGCAAGGAGGTGCCGAACCGGCTGTTGTGAAAAACAGACTGTGGAGCCTATAGACGGGCGACCAAAATCAAGGCCAGATTTTCAAGTGCTTGATTTTTGTGAGCAAGACGAAAATCGCATTATCGGCTTGCGTCGTTGGAGAGTCCCAATTATGAACGCTACAGGCTTAACACGGGACGCTGCCCAGTGGATAGGTCTCTGGAAAAACGAGACGGAGAGATAAGACGGTTATCAACGCTTTGCGCCGCCGGTAATGATTGACTCGATTTGCCGAGCTAAAGGATGGCACGCCGGGAGCCTATCCATCCAGGCCAAGGAAAAAGTATGCTGGTTGTTCACCCTTGTGAAGGGTCGATTAAAAGGATGTCGTCTGCCGGGCGAATGCCGGCGACCTTCGCTTTGAACTCCTGGCCCAACAAAAAAGCCGGATGCCCCTGCGCCAGCCACGACAAATCACGACGCCGTAACTGGATCAACGCCTCATCAATGCTGGAACAAACCGGCCAGCCCCACAACTCAAAAAGCCGTGGCACCTGCTCAATCGCCTCAGCAACTGGATACACCTGACCAAGGGCATGGATGCACCGCAACGTCTTCAAGCCGTCAAACCATTCATGAAACGCCCGCAGCCGCCGTTCAGTATGGTCATGCGTCCCGCACAATTGTTGCCAACGTTCGGCAAAGCCTTCCTCAAGCAAAAAGCTCTGCAACCCTGCATCAATCATCATGGCCCGTTGCACCAACTGCTGGGCGGTTTCTCGTGGATGGCTCATCACACTCTGCAGCCAGCCATGAACAATGGCATAGGTTTGCGGATGGTAGAGCTTCTGCAAACCATGCTCCGCACCGGCGGCAATCACCTGGCCGGTGCCGAACGGCGTACGCCGGGAAGTTCGCGAAGAGGGCCAGACCACGGTTCCTTCAATCACGCCAACGCCCGAGGTCTTGGCCACCTGCTGGAGAAAATAAAAATCTTCACCGGCCTGCCGACAGTTCATCCCCCCGGCTTTGACATAGGCCTCTGCAGTGGTGACCATGGTACTGCCGATGGCGTGATAGGCATAGGGGGATCCGGCCCAGGCCAATCCCTGGCGATGGCAGCGCAGGTAGAGTTCATAGGCGATCATTGCCTGACGCTGTGGCGCACCCTCGGGTAATGGATGGCAGTAGGGGAGTACCGCGCCACCGCTGTGGTCGGCAAAATAGTGCTGCAGACACGTCAGATAAGTGTCTTCGACCCGACAATCAGCATCAAGATGCACCAGCAGACCAGCATCGCCCAGATGAGGGAGAACCAGGTCGCACCCCAGTTTGCGCGCCATGCCGACGCCACCGCGTTTGCGGGGCAAACAGCGCCCCGTGCTGGTGGCATCCACCCAGGCGACGGGGTGCGGGTCAAAACGACCGGAACGCAACTGTTCCAGATCCCTGAGATTAACCGCCAGTTGTTGCGGGTCACTGTCTTCACGACCATTGACGACCACAACAATCAGCCAGTCCTCGGGCCAACCACCCTTTTGAACCAGCAGATGTCGAATCGTCGTCCAGAGCGTCTCTCCTTCCGCCAGAGCCGGAATCACCACGGCTCCGCAATAATTCTCCGTTATCGGACCCTCTATCACCCAAGGCCCCGAACAGGACTGACGCTGCAGATATCGTTGTTGGGCTTTCTGTATGGTCATTTTCCTGATCTCTTTCCGGTGTCGCACACCTTTTGCCATCTCGGTTGTATCACAAGTGCCTGTTCGGCAACCATCTTTGAAAAACTTTCCCTTTTACCCCTGCCGTATACGTATTATCTTTTCTCTATCCCTTTCAATCGCGGAGATTTCATGGCTGAAAAAACCAACACCACCGTTCGTCTGTTTGGCAACCTGCACACCCTGCGTCGTGAACGTGGTCTGCCGCCTGTGGCTGAAGTCTTCTTGCCGGAAGAGGGAATGGCAGCGATCGACCTCGCCAACAAACTTGATCTGCCACTTGACCGCATTGAGGGCGTCTTCTGCAACCATCTTGCCTACGGTCTTGACCATCGACTGCATCCCGGCGATGAAGTTGCCTTTATTCCCACC encodes the following:
- the putP gene encoding sodium/proline symporter PutP, which gives rise to MMLTAIEFSLYLMLMLTIGYLSMKKTKSNEDFIIGGRTLGPATSAISAGASDMSSWLLLGLPGAVFASGLVEGLWISLGLSLGAYANWYIVAPRLRAYTEKLNAVTLPTYLSNRFDDSSHTIKTISAVVILIFFTLYVASGLKGGTLLFAHSFGATEQMALTVTTLVVVSYTFLGGYLAVCWTDLIQGLLMLASLTFCALLAFFAVSGTGVDITAANPKAFDYQTTWLTGASLMAWGVGYFGQPHILARFIGIDKVASVSKARRIGMSWMILCLTLSVVIGLSGIAYNELVPLPGVSGPDGNKERIFLALVSALFHPVFSGVVLAAVLAAVMSTADSQLLVLSSTLTEDLPLFKHFSPGRKAWISRFGIVGFALLAYIITSTSSGTILGMVGYAWSGFGAAFGPVILLSLVWRGTTRYGALAGMVVGAVTIFVVKNYVQIEGEYLFELLPGFILAFLAVILVSLITPKPSQETLRKFDESQP
- a CDS encoding MoaD/ThiS family protein, encoding MAEKTNTTVRLFGNLHTLRRERGLPPVAEVFLPEEGMAAIDLANKLDLPLDRIEGVFCNHLAYGLDHRLHPGDEVAFIPTGVPGPHRFMLGIHAAGKGHLKSSD
- a CDS encoding flagellin gives rise to the protein MANTINGPSLSSRNLVQTQQNLNKSMERISSGSRINSAQDDAAGLAISDRFNSQVRGINQAIRNANDGYSLAQTADGALGESSTLLQRMRELAVQSANGIYNDSDRASMNAEFSQLQSELDRIAGTTAFNGQKLLNGDLSESAMSFQVGADAGEQITVQIEGATQQDLGTAALNVLSQEGAQSSLAAIDDALSRVSGTRGELGAIQGRFESAIENLGDVAENMTAANSRVADADMAEEASAMTRNRILQQAGIAMQAQANQSAKTVLGLLQG
- a CDS encoding glycosyltransferase family A protein, with amino-acid sequence MTIQKAQQRYLQRQSCSGPWVIEGPITENYCGAVVIPALAEGETLWTTIRHLLVQKGGWPEDWLIVVVVNGREDSDPQQLAVNLRDLEQLRSGRFDPHPVAWVDATSTGRCLPRKRGGVGMARKLGCDLVLPHLGDAGLLVHLDADCRVEDTYLTCLQHYFADHSGGAVLPYCHPLPEGAPQRQAMIAYELYLRCHRQGLAWAGSPYAYHAIGSTMVTTAEAYVKAGGMNCRQAGEDFYFLQQVAKTSGVGVIEGTVVWPSSRTSRRTPFGTGQVIAAGAEHGLQKLYHPQTYAIVHGWLQSVMSHPRETAQQLVQRAMMIDAGLQSFLLEEGFAERWQQLCGTHDHTERRLRAFHEWFDGLKTLRCIHALGQVYPVAEAIEQVPRLFELWGWPVCSSIDEALIQLRRRDLSWLAQGHPAFLLGQEFKAKVAGIRPADDILLIDPSQG
- a CDS encoding AraC family transcriptional regulator; the protein is MSLSEQINRVCTYIVQHLDEDLTLDQLSRVAAVSKFHLHRVFTAQTGMTLFKFIQLSRLRKASYQLAFKDMKIIDIALDAGYESPEAFARSFKKTFGRTPSQFRNQPQWLEWQLMQNQLIQPGEREMSVTIVDVKETKVAVLEHWGAPARVMESVERFIQWRKETGLSPIKTSQSFGVPFRDPNTAPPEEFRFDICGSIDADVPANDYGVKTGFIPAGRCAMLRHYGSRDTISDSVYSLYRQWLPDSGEELRDYPCYFRYVNLLPEVDECDLITEIYLPIK